In Magnetospirillum sp. XM-1, a single window of DNA contains:
- a CDS encoding COQ9 family protein, which produces MESRPLKDALVGAMLPHATFDGWSSATLAVAADDLEIERALLPRLFPRGAVDAVAHFVDHANRTMEADLAGAGLEGRGVGEKVFLAVKLRLERWGEHREAIRRATSLLALPQNLPLAARLTWGTADAIWLAVGDRAHDFSWYSKRATLAAVYSATLLYWLDDESEGSADTWGFLRRRLAEIRSLPQLRQKLEGLVGGPKTALMSRFRSPLSGC; this is translated from the coding sequence ATGGAATCGCGTCCGCTCAAGGATGCCCTGGTGGGCGCCATGCTGCCCCACGCCACCTTCGACGGCTGGTCTTCCGCGACCCTGGCGGTGGCGGCCGACGACCTGGAAATCGAGCGGGCGCTGCTGCCCCGGCTGTTCCCCAGGGGCGCCGTGGATGCGGTGGCCCATTTCGTCGACCACGCCAACCGGACCATGGAGGCCGATCTGGCCGGGGCCGGGCTGGAAGGGCGCGGCGTGGGGGAAAAGGTCTTCCTGGCGGTGAAGCTGCGCCTCGAGCGCTGGGGCGAGCACCGCGAGGCCATCCGCCGCGCCACCTCGCTCCTGGCCCTGCCGCAGAATCTTCCCCTGGCGGCACGGCTGACCTGGGGGACGGCCGACGCGATCTGGCTGGCGGTGGGCGACCGCGCTCACGATTTCTCGTGGTATTCCAAGCGCGCCACCCTGGCGGCGGTATACTCCGCCACCTTGCTCTACTGGCTGGACGATGAATCCGAGGGCTCGGCCGACACCTGGGGCTTCCTGCGCCGCCGTCTGGCCGAAATCCGCTCGCTGCCGCAATTGCGCCAGAAGCTCGAAGGGCTGGTGGGCGGCCCGAAGACCGCCCTGATGAGCCGGTTCAGGTCGCCCCTGTCCGGCTGCTGA
- a CDS encoding Re/Si-specific NAD(P)(+) transhydrogenase subunit alpha, which yields MSLTIGVPRETFPNEKRVATVPDVVEKLIKLGFSVVVETGAGALANFDDESYVASGASIAKSAAELWNASNVVFKVRAPSMDEVPLIKEGTILIGFIWPAQNPDLMEALKARKITVLAMDCVPRQLSRAQKMDALSSMANIAGYRAVIEAANQFGRFFTGQITAAGKVPPAKVFVAGAGVAGLAAIGTSVGLGAVVRANDTRAEVADQVKSMGAEFVKVDYEEEGSGGGGYAKVMSEGFQAAQREMYAQQAREVDIIITTALIPGKPAPRLITADMVKSMKAGSVIVDMAAEQGGNCELTVPGEVVVRHGVTIVGYADLPSRLSKQASTLYATNLLRLTEEMCKAKDGTIDVNMEDDAIRGLTVIKEGEITWPPPPLVLPAPPAPKPAAAMPEKKSSGHGHGAGEPMSVKTLAIVMGIGALAFWFVGSYAPAAFLGHFTVFVLACFVGYMVVWNVTPALHTPLMSVTNAISSIIVIGALVQISPPLAEGVSRPGFFIGLLAVISIILTSINMFGGFAVTKRMLAMFRK from the coding sequence ATGTCTCTGACCATTGGTGTTCCCAGGGAAACGTTCCCCAACGAGAAGCGGGTGGCAACGGTTCCCGACGTCGTCGAGAAGCTGATCAAGCTGGGCTTCTCGGTGGTGGTCGAGACGGGGGCGGGCGCGCTCGCCAATTTCGATGACGAGTCCTATGTGGCGTCGGGCGCCTCCATCGCCAAGAGCGCCGCCGAGCTTTGGAACGCGTCGAACGTGGTCTTCAAGGTCCGCGCCCCCAGCATGGACGAGGTGCCGCTGATCAAGGAAGGCACCATCCTGATCGGCTTCATCTGGCCGGCCCAGAATCCCGATCTGATGGAGGCCCTGAAGGCCCGCAAGATCACCGTGCTGGCCATGGATTGCGTGCCGCGCCAGCTTTCCCGCGCCCAGAAGATGGACGCGCTGTCCTCCATGGCCAACATCGCCGGCTACCGCGCCGTGATCGAGGCCGCCAACCAATTCGGCCGCTTCTTCACCGGCCAGATCACCGCCGCGGGCAAGGTTCCGCCGGCCAAGGTGTTCGTCGCCGGCGCCGGCGTGGCCGGTCTGGCCGCCATCGGCACCTCGGTGGGTCTGGGCGCCGTCGTGCGCGCCAACGACACCCGCGCCGAGGTGGCCGATCAGGTCAAATCCATGGGCGCCGAGTTCGTCAAGGTGGACTACGAGGAAGAGGGCTCGGGCGGCGGCGGCTACGCCAAGGTCATGAGCGAGGGCTTCCAGGCCGCCCAGCGCGAGATGTACGCCCAGCAGGCGCGCGAGGTGGACATCATCATCACCACCGCCCTGATCCCCGGCAAGCCGGCGCCCCGGCTGATCACCGCCGACATGGTCAAGTCCATGAAGGCCGGCAGCGTCATCGTCGACATGGCCGCCGAACAGGGTGGCAATTGCGAGCTGACCGTGCCGGGCGAGGTGGTGGTGCGCCACGGCGTGACCATCGTCGGCTACGCCGACCTGCCGTCGCGCCTGTCCAAGCAGGCCTCGACGCTGTACGCCACCAACCTGCTGCGCCTCACTGAGGAGATGTGCAAGGCCAAGGACGGCACCATCGACGTCAACATGGAAGACGACGCCATCCGCGGCCTGACCGTCATCAAGGAAGGCGAGATCACCTGGCCGCCGCCGCCCCTGGTGCTGCCGGCCCCGCCCGCGCCCAAGCCGGCCGCCGCCATGCCGGAGAAGAAGTCGTCGGGCCACGGCCACGGCGCCGGCGAGCCCATGAGCGTCAAGACCCTGGCCATCGTCATGGGCATCGGCGCCCTGGCCTTCTGGTTCGTCGGCTCCTACGCGCCGGCCGCCTTCCTCGGTCATTTCACCGTGTTCGTGCTGGCCTGCTTCGTCGGCTACATGGTGGTGTGGAACGTCACTCCGGCGCTGCACACCCCCCTGATGAGCGTCACCAACGCCATCTCGTCGATCATCGTGATCGGCGCGCTGGTGCAGATTTCCCCCCCGCTGGCCGAGGGCGTCTCGCGTCCCGGCTTCTTCATCGGCCTTCTGGCGGTGATCAGCATCATCCTCACCTCGATCAACATGTTCGGCGGCTTCGCGGTCACCAAGCGCATGTTGGCGATGTTCCGCAAGTAA
- a CDS encoding suppressor protein — MSIASVGNQSSIQNLLLNDLKKNGLSSDVASQVESDISSVFQSQSSSGQPPSPTDMRAAIEAKLTEGVSSGALSQEQADAVVKALDEFESQIRQSGGPGGSQGAGGQGGPDAAELFSKLDSDGDGTVTRDEFVAGRPDKVSEEDAGKFYDKIAENSGGDGAKGLSQEQFATGLQNAGPPAGGGAPSGPPPAGGGGGGGSASEGSSSGSSDEVVSVTTTTSPDGTKTTVTKYGDGSSSTSVTYGQADGSSADALQSILKSLTKGNSDSEATSSYLGKLLSGGLIDTVA, encoded by the coding sequence ATGTCCATTGCCTCCGTGGGGAACCAATCCTCCATCCAGAACCTGCTGCTCAACGACCTGAAGAAGAACGGCCTGTCGTCGGACGTGGCCTCGCAGGTGGAATCGGATATCTCATCGGTCTTCCAGTCGCAGTCCTCGTCGGGCCAGCCCCCCTCGCCCACCGACATGCGTGCCGCCATCGAGGCCAAGCTGACCGAGGGCGTGTCCTCCGGCGCGCTCAGCCAGGAGCAGGCCGACGCGGTGGTCAAGGCGCTCGATGAATTCGAAAGCCAGATCCGGCAATCGGGCGGCCCCGGCGGCAGCCAGGGCGCCGGGGGCCAGGGCGGCCCGGATGCGGCGGAACTGTTCTCCAAGCTGGACAGCGACGGCGACGGCACGGTGACCCGCGACGAATTCGTCGCCGGACGCCCCGACAAGGTCAGCGAGGAAGACGCCGGCAAGTTCTACGACAAGATCGCCGAGAACAGCGGCGGCGACGGCGCCAAGGGCCTCAGCCAGGAGCAGTTCGCCACCGGTTTGCAAAATGCCGGTCCGCCAGCGGGCGGCGGCGCGCCTTCCGGCCCACCCCCGGCGGGTGGCGGCGGTGGCGGCGGGTCGGCCAGCGAAGGGTCCTCCAGCGGCTCGTCGGACGAAGTGGTCTCGGTGACCACCACCACCTCGCCCGACGGCACCAAGACCACCGTCACCAAATACGGCGACGGCTCCAGTTCCACCTCGGTGACCTATGGACAGGCGGATGGGTCCAGTGCCGACGCGCTGCAGTCGATCCTCAAATCCCTGACCAAGGGCAATTCCGATTCCGAGGCGACCTCGTCCTATCTGGGCAAGCTGCTGTCGGGCGGCCTGATCGACACGGTGGCGTGA
- the rpsU gene encoding 30S ribosomal protein S21 → MQVLVRDNNVDQALKALKKKMQREGVFREMKLRRNYEKPSERRAREKAEAVRRARKLERKRLEREGF, encoded by the coding sequence GTGCAAGTTCTCGTTCGTGACAACAATGTCGATCAGGCCCTGAAGGCGCTCAAGAAGAAGATGCAGCGCGAGGGGGTTTTCCGCGAGATGAAGCTTCGCAGGAACTATGAGAAGCCGTCCGAGCGTCGCGCCCGTGAAAAGGCCGAAGCCGTGCGTCGCGCCCGCAAGCTGGAGCGCAAGCGCCTGGAGCGCGAGGGCTTCTAA
- a CDS encoding methyl-accepting chemotaxis protein: MELLRNLRIGRRILLAFLLPVFGLVAFSGYVIVLRWLVVNDTSGLIRMAAMANSVSTVVHELQKERGASSLYVASGRKQFGDRVEAQRKLSDDMAKRFEEQAGVSAAALGPDFASSLGKAREALAGRAKLRGDIEAGTLDRNAVFQAYTAMIKVQLDMVGQMARQTPDKKAAEAVSAYLAFMEAKERAGQERATGSAGFAGTFDPVIYRRLVSLIADQEMLFSHFIRTASPELVAFFRDKMGDPIVAEVNAMREAAHAKALAGGEGVPAPKWFEATTKRIDLMKVVEDRIASDLVASATKTSSDAQLFLWGQIIAVIGGLGITFAAAGVLARGITGPIAHITQAMSRLATGDTSISVDGLQLQTEEGEMARAVEVFRNNRIAAEALAAEQKSEQEAKERRRQAIEQLTAAFRQEVSGALAAVGDATRLLDNSANSLGASAQSMEGHAAAVAAAAEEASINVETVAGAAEELAASINEISRQVATSAQVSQEAVVEAERTNALVHGLADAARNIGEVVTMIGDIAGQTNLLALNATIEAARAGEAGKGFAVVANEVKHLATQTAKATSQITEQVGAVQSATDQAVSAIESIGAIIERINQVASAIAAAVEEQDATTRDIARNVAEAAGGTREVSRHVTDVTSEAGETGKTATDVLGAVQALGRQSETLNTSVQRFLAGVERA; the protein is encoded by the coding sequence ATGGAATTACTGCGTAATCTTAGGATTGGGCGACGTATTCTTCTGGCTTTTCTACTTCCGGTGTTCGGCCTTGTCGCCTTCTCTGGCTATGTGATCGTGCTCCGCTGGCTGGTGGTCAACGACACCAGCGGGCTGATCCGCATGGCCGCCATGGCCAACAGCGTCAGCACCGTCGTCCATGAGCTGCAGAAGGAACGCGGCGCCTCGTCGCTTTACGTGGCCAGCGGCCGCAAGCAGTTCGGCGACCGGGTCGAGGCCCAGCGCAAGCTCTCCGACGACATGGCCAAGCGCTTCGAGGAGCAGGCCGGCGTTTCCGCCGCCGCCCTGGGACCGGACTTCGCCTCCTCGCTCGGCAAGGCGCGCGAGGCGCTGGCCGGACGCGCCAAGCTGCGCGGCGACATCGAGGCGGGAACCCTGGACCGCAACGCGGTGTTCCAGGCCTATACCGCCATGATCAAGGTCCAGCTGGACATGGTCGGCCAGATGGCCCGCCAGACCCCCGACAAGAAGGCCGCCGAGGCGGTCAGCGCCTATCTCGCCTTCATGGAGGCCAAGGAGCGGGCCGGCCAGGAGCGCGCCACCGGCTCGGCCGGCTTCGCCGGAACCTTCGATCCGGTGATCTACCGCCGTCTGGTCTCGTTGATCGCCGACCAGGAGATGCTGTTCTCCCATTTCATCCGCACCGCGTCCCCCGAACTGGTGGCCTTCTTCCGCGACAAGATGGGCGACCCCATCGTCGCCGAGGTCAACGCCATGCGTGAAGCCGCCCACGCCAAGGCCCTGGCCGGCGGCGAGGGCGTCCCCGCACCCAAGTGGTTCGAGGCCACCACCAAGCGCATCGACCTGATGAAGGTGGTCGAGGACCGCATCGCCTCGGATCTGGTGGCGTCCGCCACCAAGACCAGCTCGGACGCCCAGCTGTTCCTGTGGGGCCAGATCATCGCGGTGATCGGCGGCCTGGGCATCACCTTCGCCGCCGCCGGCGTGCTGGCCCGCGGCATCACCGGCCCCATCGCCCATATCACCCAGGCCATGAGCCGGCTGGCCACCGGCGACACCTCCATCTCGGTGGACGGGCTCCAGTTGCAGACCGAGGAGGGCGAGATGGCCCGCGCCGTCGAGGTCTTCCGCAACAACCGCATCGCCGCCGAGGCGCTGGCCGCCGAGCAGAAGTCCGAGCAGGAGGCCAAGGAGCGCCGCCGCCAGGCCATCGAGCAACTGACCGCCGCCTTCCGCCAGGAGGTATCCGGCGCCCTGGCGGCGGTGGGCGACGCCACCCGCCTGCTGGACAATTCGGCCAACTCGCTGGGCGCCTCGGCCCAGAGCATGGAGGGCCACGCGGCCGCCGTGGCCGCCGCCGCCGAGGAGGCCAGCATCAACGTCGAGACGGTGGCCGGCGCCGCCGAGGAACTGGCCGCCTCCATCAACGAGATCAGCCGCCAGGTCGCCACCTCGGCCCAGGTGTCGCAGGAAGCGGTGGTCGAGGCCGAGCGCACCAACGCCCTGGTCCACGGGCTGGCGGACGCGGCGCGCAACATCGGCGAGGTGGTCACCATGATCGGCGACATCGCCGGCCAGACCAACCTCTTGGCCCTGAACGCCACCATCGAGGCGGCGCGGGCCGGCGAGGCGGGCAAGGGTTTCGCCGTCGTCGCCAACGAGGTCAAGCACCTCGCCACCCAGACCGCCAAGGCCACCAGCCAGATCACCGAGCAGGTAGGCGCCGTGCAATCGGCCACCGACCAGGCGGTCTCGGCCATCGAGAGCATCGGCGCCATCATCGAGCGCATCAATCAGGTCGCGTCGGCCATCGCCGCGGCGGTGGAGGAGCAGGACGCCACCACCCGGGACATCGCCCGCAACGTGGCCGAAGCCGCCGGCGGCACCCGCGAGGTCTCGCGCCACGTCACCGACGTCACCAGCGAGGCCGGCGAAACCGGCAAGACCGCCACCGACGTGCTGGGCGCCGTCCAGGCGCTCGGCCGCCAGTCGGAGACCCTCAACACCTCGGTCCAGCGCTTCCTGGCCGGGGTGGAGCGGGCCTGA
- a CDS encoding NapC/NirT family cytochrome c, with amino-acid sequence MRKVIWGLAWMLAGVVAWGGFNTALEATNTTSFCISCHVMRDTVYVEYRQSAHFQNRSGVRAGCPDCHVPRDWNHKLIRKAQASNELFHWALGSIDTPEKFEAKRHDLAAREWTRMRESDSRECRNCHSFEAMDFHKQSMKAARAMREAAKAGKTCIDCHKAVAHKMPDVTLKHRAMLAALSAEARNTVPAVGDVVYAVEPRMLRSRPDAEPVGELAAAVPVRVLAVAGDSVEIEIAAWVRDGTPAVLYSRFGKRMAVASLTEAAQSVLESGETKEDADTGQAWTAQRLRAWAPAAGWTRDPERLWAYGERMVQDNCTLCHTRRSPGEYTADAWIGHFNMMRRLVPLDDSEAAFLLTYLQGRAGDMVP; translated from the coding sequence GTGCGCAAGGTGATCTGGGGATTGGCGTGGATGCTGGCGGGGGTGGTCGCCTGGGGCGGCTTCAACACCGCGCTCGAGGCCACCAACACCACGTCCTTTTGCATTTCCTGCCACGTCATGCGCGACACGGTCTACGTCGAATACCGGCAATCGGCCCATTTCCAGAACCGTTCGGGAGTGCGGGCGGGCTGTCCCGACTGCCACGTGCCCAGGGACTGGAACCACAAGCTGATCCGCAAGGCCCAGGCCAGCAACGAGCTGTTCCATTGGGCGCTGGGCTCCATCGACACGCCGGAAAAGTTCGAGGCCAAGCGCCACGACCTGGCGGCGCGGGAATGGACGCGCATGCGGGAAAGCGATTCCCGCGAATGCCGCAATTGCCATTCCTTTGAAGCCATGGACTTTCACAAGCAGTCCATGAAGGCGGCCCGCGCCATGCGCGAAGCGGCCAAGGCGGGCAAGACCTGCATCGACTGCCACAAGGCGGTGGCCCACAAGATGCCCGACGTCACCTTGAAGCACCGGGCCATGCTGGCCGCCCTGTCCGCCGAGGCGCGGAATACGGTTCCGGCGGTGGGCGACGTGGTCTATGCCGTCGAGCCCAGAATGCTGCGGTCCCGGCCCGATGCCGAGCCGGTGGGCGAACTGGCGGCGGCGGTTCCCGTCCGGGTGCTGGCCGTGGCCGGCGATTCGGTGGAGATCGAGATTGCCGCCTGGGTCCGCGACGGCACGCCGGCCGTTCTCTACAGCCGCTTCGGCAAGCGCATGGCCGTCGCCAGCCTGACCGAGGCCGCCCAATCCGTGCTGGAAAGCGGAGAGACGAAGGAAGACGCCGATACGGGGCAGGCCTGGACGGCGCAGCGCCTGCGGGCCTGGGCCCCGGCGGCGGGCTGGACCCGCGACCCGGAAAGGCTGTGGGCCTATGGCGAGCGCATGGTGCAGGACAATTGCACCCTGTGCCACACCCGGCGCTCGCCCGGGGAATACACCGCCGATGCCTGGATCGGCCATTTCAATATGATGCGCCGCCTGGTGCCGCTCGACGATTCCGAAGCCGCCTTCCTGCTGACCTACCTGCAGGGAAGGGCGGGGGACATGGTCCCCTGA
- the pntB gene encoding Re/Si-specific NAD(P)(+) transhydrogenase subunit beta, producing MSSSLATVSYIGATILFILSLGGLSNPETSRRGNVLGMIGMTLAVIATVFGPEVTWGGVPWIVIAMAIGGSVGLYAARTVQMTQMPELVALMHSLVGLAACLVGYASYADTAHTFVGVEKTIHEVEIYIGILIGAITFSGSLIAFGKLSAKIDGKPLLLPARHWLNLAGLLVVIYFGKVFVNAESAWGGSFALIVMTGIALAFGVHMVMAIGGADMPVVVSMLNSYSGWAASATGFMLNNDLLIVTGALVGSSGAILSYIMCRAMNRNFVSVIAGGFGTSGGTVVAAADGQPAGEVSPISAVETAELLKDAKNVIIVPGYGMAVAQAQHTVFEITKHLREKGVNVRFGIHPVAGRMPGHMNVLLAEAKVPYDVVMEMDEINDDFPDTDVAMVIGANDIVNPAAQEDPNSPIAGMPVLEVWKARTSIVMKRSMASGYAGVDNPLFYKENNRMLFGDAKKMLDEVLGALKA from the coding sequence ATGTCTTCGAGTCTCGCTACCGTTTCCTATATCGGTGCCACCATCCTGTTCATCCTGTCCCTGGGCGGCCTGTCCAATCCCGAGACCTCGCGGCGCGGCAACGTGCTGGGCATGATCGGCATGACGCTGGCGGTGATCGCCACCGTCTTCGGGCCGGAAGTCACCTGGGGCGGCGTGCCGTGGATCGTCATCGCCATGGCCATCGGCGGCTCGGTCGGCCTGTATGCCGCCCGCACTGTGCAGATGACCCAGATGCCCGAGTTGGTCGCCCTGATGCACTCGCTGGTCGGTCTGGCCGCCTGTCTGGTGGGCTACGCCTCCTATGCCGACACCGCTCACACCTTCGTCGGCGTCGAGAAGACCATCCACGAGGTCGAGATCTATATCGGCATCCTGATCGGCGCGATCACCTTCTCCGGCTCGCTGATCGCCTTCGGCAAGCTGTCGGCCAAGATCGACGGCAAGCCGCTGCTGCTGCCCGCCCGCCACTGGCTCAACCTGGCCGGTCTGCTGGTGGTGATCTATTTCGGCAAGGTGTTCGTCAACGCCGAAAGCGCCTGGGGCGGCTCGTTCGCCCTGATCGTCATGACCGGCATCGCGCTGGCCTTCGGCGTCCACATGGTGATGGCCATCGGCGGCGCCGACATGCCGGTGGTGGTCTCCATGCTGAACAGCTATTCCGGCTGGGCGGCCTCGGCCACCGGCTTCATGCTGAACAACGACCTCCTGATCGTCACCGGCGCGCTGGTGGGTTCCTCGGGCGCCATCCTATCGTACATCATGTGCCGGGCCATGAACCGAAACTTCGTCAGCGTCATCGCCGGCGGCTTCGGCACCAGCGGCGGCACCGTGGTGGCGGCGGCCGACGGCCAGCCGGCCGGCGAGGTCAGCCCGATCAGCGCCGTCGAGACCGCCGAACTGCTGAAGGACGCCAAGAACGTGATCATCGTTCCCGGCTACGGCATGGCGGTGGCCCAGGCCCAGCACACGGTGTTCGAGATCACCAAGCACCTGCGCGAGAAGGGCGTCAACGTCCGCTTCGGCATCCACCCGGTGGCGGGCCGCATGCCCGGCCACATGAACGTGCTGCTGGCCGAGGCCAAGGTTCCCTATGACGTCGTCATGGAGATGGACGAGATCAACGACGACTTCCCCGACACGGACGTCGCCATGGTCATCGGTGCCAACGACATCGTCAATCCGGCGGCGCAGGAGGATCCCAATTCCCCCATCGCCGGCATGCCGGTTCTCGAGGTGTGGAAGGCCAGGACCTCCATCGTCATGAAGCGTTCCATGGCGTCCGGCTATGCCGGCGTCGACAATCCGCTGTTCTACAAGGAGAACAACCGGATGCTGTTCGGCGACGCCAAGAAGATGCTGGACGAGGTGCTGGGCGCGCTGAAGGCGTAA
- a CDS encoding cytochrome-c peroxidase produces MIRRMTLSLALFLGLGAVPALAANEPIQPIAPAKVKDAGMVELGKKLYFDTRLSKSGFISCNSCHNLSLGGTDNLKTSIGHNWQKGPINAPTVLNSSLNLAQFWDGRALTLQDQAGGPIANPGEMASTHTLALSVLQSIPAYVDEYKKVFKSDKISVDGVTKAIAAFEETLVTPNSRFDKWLKGDKKALTAQEVAGYELFKDSGCTGCHNGAAAGGNTYQKMGVIEPYKSSSPAEGRVAVTKEEADRFFFKVPTLRNVELTYPYFHDGEAATLADAVDTMGRIQLGKKFSPEENGKIVAFLKSMTGEQPSFALPILPPSNENTPRPQPFDK; encoded by the coding sequence ATGATCAGACGCATGACGCTTTCGCTCGCCCTTTTCCTGGGACTGGGAGCGGTTCCGGCCCTGGCGGCCAACGAGCCGATCCAGCCCATCGCGCCGGCCAAGGTCAAGGATGCCGGGATGGTCGAGCTGGGCAAGAAGCTCTACTTCGACACCCGCCTGTCCAAGTCGGGTTTCATCTCGTGCAATTCCTGCCACAACCTGTCGCTGGGCGGCACCGACAACCTCAAGACCTCCATCGGCCATAACTGGCAGAAGGGGCCGATCAACGCGCCCACCGTTCTGAATTCCAGCCTGAACCTGGCGCAGTTCTGGGACGGCCGTGCGCTCACCCTGCAGGACCAGGCGGGCGGCCCCATCGCCAATCCCGGCGAGATGGCTTCGACCCACACCCTGGCGCTGTCGGTGCTGCAGTCCATTCCGGCCTATGTGGACGAGTACAAGAAGGTGTTCAAGTCGGACAAGATCAGCGTCGACGGCGTCACCAAGGCCATCGCAGCCTTCGAGGAGACCCTGGTCACCCCCAACTCGCGCTTCGACAAGTGGCTGAAGGGCGACAAGAAGGCGCTCACCGCCCAGGAAGTAGCCGGCTACGAGCTGTTCAAGGATTCGGGCTGCACCGGCTGCCATAACGGCGCGGCCGCCGGCGGCAACACCTACCAGAAGATGGGCGTGATCGAGCCCTACAAGTCGTCCAGCCCGGCCGAGGGCCGCGTCGCGGTGACCAAGGAGGAGGCCGACCGCTTCTTCTTCAAGGTGCCGACGCTGCGCAACGTCGAACTGACCTACCCCTACTTCCATGACGGTGAGGCCGCCACCCTGGCCGACGCGGTCGACACCATGGGCCGCATCCAGCTGGGCAAGAAGTTCAGCCCTGAGGAGAACGGCAAGATCGTGGCCTTCCTCAAGTCCATGACCGGCGAGCAGCCCAGCTTCGCCCTGCCCATCCTGCCGCCGTCCAACGAGAACACTCCGCGTCCGCAGCCCTTCGACAAGTAA